The Collimonas fungivorans Ter331 genome has a segment encoding these proteins:
- a CDS encoding helix-turn-helix domain-containing protein, producing the protein MMNNYGARLAEALHLAQKDRQELADGIGVSVQAIGQVIAGKTKALTAENSALAAKFLGVDIFWLATGVGGPKILTKASGQWPFSISVESFLAIPEEEQNRIGEYIEFCVNKWQTTHPAKKS; encoded by the coding sequence ATGATGAATAATTACGGGGCGCGACTGGCAGAAGCTTTGCATTTGGCGCAAAAAGACAGGCAGGAACTCGCAGACGGCATCGGCGTCAGCGTGCAGGCGATCGGGCAGGTGATTGCCGGCAAAACCAAGGCGCTGACTGCGGAGAATTCGGCGCTCGCCGCCAAATTCCTGGGCGTCGACATATTCTGGCTGGCCACAGGTGTAGGCGGCCCGAAGATTCTGACCAAGGCTTCCGGCCAGTGGCCTTTCAGCATCAGCGTGGAATCGTTCCTTGCCATCCCGGAGGAAGAGCAGAACCGCATCGGCGAATACATCGAGTTCTGCGTCAACAAATGGCAAACGACTCACCCGGCAAAAAAAAGCTGA
- a CDS encoding SDR family NAD(P)-dependent oxidoreductase — protein MMNPLTAYFPLKNKVALVTGAARGIALHVACALSAAGAHLAILDERQQEESIIARLLGGKKDKVRFWQVDVSDNEAVQRVMAAVEAHFGRIDILVNSAGLDAGSASSRELAMQANVNGSILCSKHVAPAMERAGGGAIVNVLSLCAMDGGQQEAADRAVRAALRMNNAHAMRYAMQNIRVNAILPGVVRPPALAAAMRRQDDLTQVLADRAELQMLTARGSAADVAAAILYLASDAGRFVTGNELVIDAGPSHC, from the coding sequence ATGATGAATCCGCTTACCGCCTATTTCCCTCTTAAAAACAAGGTCGCCCTGGTCACTGGCGCGGCGCGCGGCATTGCCTTGCATGTCGCCTGCGCGCTCTCGGCCGCTGGTGCACATTTGGCGATTCTAGATGAACGGCAGCAGGAGGAGAGCATCATCGCCAGGCTGCTCGGCGGCAAAAAGGACAAGGTGCGTTTCTGGCAAGTCGACGTCAGCGACAACGAGGCGGTGCAGCGGGTGATGGCGGCAGTCGAAGCGCATTTCGGCCGCATCGATATCCTGGTCAACAGCGCCGGCCTCGACGCCGGCAGTGCGTCGTCCCGGGAACTGGCGATGCAGGCCAACGTCAACGGCAGCATCTTGTGCAGCAAGCACGTGGCGCCGGCAATGGAACGCGCCGGCGGCGGCGCCATCGTCAACGTCCTGTCGCTGTGCGCCATGGACGGCGGACAGCAGGAAGCGGCGGACCGTGCGGTGCGAGCGGCGCTGCGGATGAACAATGCGCATGCGATGCGCTATGCGATGCAGAATATCCGCGTCAATGCCATCCTTCCGGGCGTGGTGCGGCCGCCTGCGCTGGCCGCAGCCATGCGCAGGCAGGATGACCTGACCCAGGTGCTGGCAGACAGGGCGGAATTGCAGATGCTGACGGCGCGCGGTTCGGCCGCCGATGTGGCGGCGGCGATCCTGTATCTGGCGTCGGATGCCGGCCGCTTTGTTACGGGTAATGAATTGGTGATTGATGCGGGGCCATCACATTGCTAA